Below is a genomic region from Virgibacillus dokdonensis.
CATTCTTAATAATTCATCATATCAGTTTTAATTTGAAGTCTGTTTTTTCAATACTGAAAGTTAATGAGGACAATAGCAAAATTAATTCAGTAATGCTAAATTATTACCATTTATTAAATAGAATTAACCTACAGCTTCCCTCATTTTCGAATAGACCGCGATTGACTATAACCATCAATCTTAACCGTCTAAAATCAAAAGGGGCGAGCGCTTTTCCAGACGAACAGGAGCATTTCTCCGCACGGGGCGAGCGACTTTTACACGTACGCGAGCGTTTCTCTACACGGGGCAGCGCTTTTTACACGTACGCGAGCGTTTCTCCGCACGAGGCGAGCGACTTTTACACGTATGCGAGCGTTTTTCCGCACGGGGCGAGCGACTTTTACACGTACGCGAGCGTTTCTCCGCACGGGGCAGCGCTTTTACACGTACGCGAGCGTTTCTCCGCACGGGGCCGAGCGACTTTTACACGTATGCGAGCGTTTCTCCGCACGGGGCGAGCGACTTTTACACGTACGCGAGCGTTTCTCCTCACGAGGTGAGCGACTTTTACACGTACGCGAGCATTTCTCCGCACGGGGCGAGCGACTTTTACACGTACGCGAGCCATTTTTCGCACGAGGTGAGCGACTTTCACACGTACGCGAGCGTTTTTCTGCGCGGAACGAGCTACTTTCCGAAAAACGTTTAGACAAATTAACCTAAGCTTAACAATATCACACCAATTCAACCACAATATTATAAATGGTAATTAAAATAATGATTAACAGCGTTATATTAAAAATGCGTTCTACAACACTTGTGGATATTTTTTTGACAAAACTACTTCCAATCATTCCGCCAAGAATTCCACCAGGAACCATAAACCAAATCATGGATAAATCATAAGGCGCAAATCCAGTCGAAGTTGCGACTAAAATGAGCGAAGATAGTTGCGAGAAAAAGATAATAAATATGGAATTAATACTGGCATCCTTTGTATTCATAGAAAAAATGTATACTAATAGCGCAACATTTAAAGGTCCTCCGCCAATGCCTAAAAAAGCAGATAATAAACCAAGAATAAGCCCAACGAATAATATGAGGGCACGGTTTTGCACGTGGTACGTTTTAATTCGATGATTATACTTCATAAAAATAAAGATAATGATTAATAAGATAGCTAATAGTATAGATTGAATAATACCAATAACCGTAGATAAGCCTGAATGGACAACGAAATAATTAAAAATGCC
It encodes:
- a CDS encoding sulfite exporter TauE/SafE family protein; amino-acid sequence: MIGLIACTAGAMAGLGGGVIIKPLLDMLGHYDLSTIGILSAATVFSMSVVSLVEARNSSLHINWRNSLFIAIGSIAGGFIGKGIFNYFVVHSGLSTVIGIIQSILLAILLIIIFIFMKYNHRIKTYHVQNRALILFVGLILGLLSAFLGIGGGPLNVALLVYIFSMNTKDASINSIFIIFFSQLSSLILVATSTGFAPYDLSMIWFMVPGGILGGMIGSSFVKKISTSVVERIFNITLLIIILITIYNIVVELV